A region of Melitaea cinxia chromosome 15, ilMelCinx1.1, whole genome shotgun sequence DNA encodes the following proteins:
- the LOC123660249 gene encoding glyoxylate reductase/hydroxypyruvate reductase, whose protein sequence is MNYKRSVVLVSCLFRKVWTCDITRKMSSGKYQVYITRSDMPESGIELLKKQCDIKMWHKPSPVPPEEFKKSIPGVNAIFCTLCDKINKEILDAAGPELKVVATISVGFDHIDVEECKKRGIKIGYTPNVLTDATAELTMALLLSTSRRLPEAQHEARTGGWVSWAPTWMTGPGLAGSTVGIVGFGRIGQAVARRVKSFGTSKILYFNRSVKEEAKEVGAIKVSFDELLSQSDFVICCAPLVPETNEIFNKSAFEKMKRSAVFINTSRGGTVDQDALIEALKNNTIWAAGLDVTTPEPLPLDSPLFKLKNCVVLPHIGSATIQTRNTMSELSANNILTALNGTNMPAELK, encoded by the exons atgaATTATAAAAGGAGCGTCGTTTTAGTCTCTTGTCTGTTTCGTAAAGTTTGGACGTGTGACATCACTAGAAAAATGAGTTCTGGAAAATACCAAGTCTATATTACAAGATCTGATATGCCAGAATCTGGCATagaattacttaaaaaaca atgtgatattaaaatgtgGCATAAGCCGTCTCCTGTTCCTCCCGAAGAGTTTAAGAAATCAATACCTGGAGTAAATGCAATTTTTTGCACACTctgtgataaaataaataaggaaaTTCTTGATGCCGCTGGACCTGAGCTTAAAGTTGTAGCAACTATATCTGTGGGTTTTGATCACATTGATGTTGAAGAATGTAAGAAACGAGGTATTAAAATTGGATACACACCTAATGTATTGACAGATGCTACTGCTGAACTTACA aTGGCACTGTTACTTTCTACATCTAGACGACTCCCTGAAGCACAACATGAAGCTAGAACAGGTGGCTGGGTATCTTGGGCTCCGACTTGGATGACAGGCCCTGGCTTAGCTGGGTCTACTGTTGGCATAGTTGGATTTGGGCGAATAGGCCAAGCTGTTGCTAGACGTGTTAAATCGTTTGGAACTTCAAAAATCCTTTATTTCAACCGCAGTGTAAAAGAAGAAGCAAAGGAAGTAGGTGCTATTAAAGTCAGCTTTGATGAACTTTTGTCACAGAGCGACTTTGTAATTTGTTGTGCTCCATTGGTACCAGAAACTAATGAAATCTTCAATAAAAGTGCATTTGAGAAGATGAAAAGATCTGCTGTTTTTATCAATACAAGTCGTGGTGGTACTGTCGATCAGGATGCCTTGATTGAAGCATTGAAGAATAATACAATATGGGCTGCAGGATTGGATGTAACTACTCCTGAACCTCTACCATTAGATAGTCCGCTGTTTAAGCTTAAGAACTGTGTTGTTCTACCTCATATTGGGAGTGCTACGATCCAAACAAGAAATACAATGAGTGAATTGAGCGCAAATAACATTCTCACTGCTTTGAATGGAACTAATATGCCAGCAgaattaaagtaa
- the LOC123660250 gene encoding thioredoxin domain-containing protein 15 encodes MNFASKHTVFFSAVLLLGLPLLTLQFDIYEETDTQKDDDFSTVDESESLLSNVVSDVNKTLTNFYNHVTSANVSVENKTHSINETRKLVKCKEIVYDQREFTEPSVEIINGTALAKLLQIKPDISSRDIEADCVLVLFHARACPFSAHAAPHFNALARSYPNIKMVALDALKYHGINAQYGIVGVPTLKMFHNGRPVGKFNGTEYNIHLFSKFVHAITGQNPQGLLVTSKDFQGPVSSVVEKETDYFLILSWFFIIVCSVYYFMESKWWKMIVEMIQNNWRESEAQHEHND; translated from the exons ATGAATTTTGCTTCAAAACACACTGTGTTTTTTTCGGCGGTCCTGCTTTTAG gtCTTCCACTACTTACTTTGCAATTTGATATATATGAAGAAACAGACACGCAAAAAGATGATGATTTTTCTACTGTGGATGAATCTGAATCTCTACTTTCTAATGTAGTTTctgatgtaaataaaacattaacaaactTTTACAATCATGTAACATCGGCTAATGTTTCTGTGGAAAACAAAACACATTCAATTAATGAGACACGTAAACTAGTCAAATGTAAGGAGATAGTGTATGATCAAAGAGAATTTACCGAACCTTCGGTAGAAATAATCAATGGAACTGCTCTTGCGAAGCTACTTCAAATTAAGCCTGATATATCTAGTCGAGACATCGAAGCTGactgtgttttagtactatttcaTGCGAGAGCCTGTCCTTTTAGTGCTCATGCAGCCCCACATTTTAACGCTCTAGCCAGATCTTATCCAAACATTAAAATGGTAGCACTTGATGCTTTAAAATACCATGGGATTAATGCACAGTATGGAATAGTTGGTGTACCAACTCTGAAAATGTTTCACAATGGTCGACCAGTAGGTAAATTTAATGGTACCGAGTACAATATCCACTTGTTTAGTAAATTTGTTCATGCTATAACTGGACAGAATCCCCAAGGCTTGTTAGTAACTTCAAAAGACTTTCAAGGGCCTGTATCAAGTGTCGTGGAGAAGGAAACTGATTACTTCTTAATTCTTTCTTGGTTTTTTATAATAGTGTGTTCAGTGTATTACTTTATGGAGTCGAAATGGTGGAAGATGATTGTCGAAATGATTCAGAATAATTGGAGAGAATCAGAAGCACAACATGAACATAACGACtga